A single region of the Streptococcus sanguinis genome encodes:
- the coaE gene encoding dephospho-CoA kinase (Dephospho-CoA kinase (CoaE) performs the final step in coenzyme A biosynthesis.), which produces MVRIIGITGGIASGKSTVTEFLRQQGYQVIDADQEVHELQEPGGRLYQALLSAFSPAILQEDGRLDRPKLGAMIFGNPELLAQSSQIQNQIIREELAGRRDLLAEMEDIFFMDLPLLFELQYEDWFDQIWLVDVTVETQLSRLMTRNALSQEEAEKRIAAQLSLREKRKRADVLIDNNGSLEETRQQIRDALQKLERR; this is translated from the coding sequence ATGGTAAGAATTATCGGTATCACTGGCGGCATTGCCTCGGGTAAGTCAACAGTGACAGAGTTTTTGAGGCAGCAGGGCTATCAGGTCATTGATGCGGATCAGGAAGTGCATGAGCTGCAAGAGCCGGGGGGACGGCTTTATCAAGCTCTTTTATCCGCTTTTAGTCCAGCTATCTTACAGGAAGATGGTCGCTTGGATCGGCCCAAGCTGGGAGCTATGATTTTTGGGAATCCCGAACTCTTGGCCCAGTCCAGTCAAATACAAAACCAGATTATCCGCGAAGAATTGGCTGGCAGGCGAGATTTGCTGGCAGAGATGGAAGATATCTTTTTTATGGATCTTCCCTTGCTGTTTGAGTTACAATATGAAGATTGGTTTGACCAGATCTGGCTGGTGGACGTGACGGTGGAAACTCAGCTCAGTCGTCTTATGACTCGAAATGCTCTCAGTCAGGAAGAGGCAGAAAAACGCATAGCAGCTCAGCTATCTCTTCGAGAAAAACGAAAGAGGGCGGATGTGCTGATAGATAATAATGGCTCGCTTGAGGAAACTCGACAGCAGATTCGCGATGCTTTGCAGAAATTAGAAAGAAGATGA
- a CDS encoding diacylglycerol kinase family protein produces MDSQGNNKRKWKNRDVVSSLEFALTGIFTAFKEERNLRKHVLSALAVIVAGLIFDLSAIEWLFLFLSIFLVIAFEIVNSAIENVVDLASDYHFSMRAKNAKDMAAGAVLVVSGFAVVTGLIIFVPKIWDWIF; encoded by the coding sequence ATGGACTCACAAGGAAATAACAAACGCAAATGGAAAAACCGAGATGTCGTCTCGAGTCTGGAATTTGCTTTAACCGGTATTTTTACAGCCTTTAAAGAGGAACGCAATCTGCGTAAGCATGTTCTTTCGGCTCTGGCAGTGATAGTTGCGGGACTGATTTTTGACTTGTCCGCTATAGAATGGCTCTTTCTCTTTTTGAGCATTTTTCTGGTCATTGCCTTTGAGATTGTCAATTCTGCCATTGAAAATGTCGTAGATCTGGCCAGCGATTACCACTTTTCTATGCGGGCAAAGAATGCCAAGGACATGGCGGCGGGAGCTGTTCTGGTCGTGTCTGGCTTTGCTGTTGTGACGGGACTGATTATTTTTGTTCCCAAGATTTGGGATTGGATTTTTTAA
- the mutM gene encoding DNA-formamidopyrimidine glycosylase: MPELPEVETVRRGLERLVVGKTIGQVRVRYAKMIGTGVDSFVHDLPGQTIERIGRRGKYLLFYLTGGVLVSHLRMEGKYLFYPDAVPERKHAHVFFEMTDGGTLVYEDVRKFGTMELLRKDQLEAYFASRKLGPEPTEANFLLSPFAAALSRSKKPIKPYLLEQTLVVGLGNIYVDEALWRARIHPARPATSLKPAEVKRLREQIIEVLQLGIEKRGSTIRTYRNALGEDGTMQDFLQVYGKTGQPCARCGSPIEKIKLGGRGTHLCPHCQKAR, encoded by the coding sequence ATGCCTGAATTACCTGAAGTGGAAACGGTTCGGCGAGGTTTGGAGCGTCTAGTTGTTGGCAAGACGATTGGGCAGGTGCGGGTCCGCTATGCCAAGATGATTGGAACGGGAGTAGATAGCTTTGTCCACGACTTGCCAGGTCAGACCATTGAAAGGATTGGCCGTCGGGGCAAGTATTTGCTCTTTTACCTGACAGGCGGAGTGCTAGTTTCCCATCTGCGAATGGAAGGTAAGTATCTTTTTTATCCTGATGCGGTGCCTGAGCGCAAGCATGCCCATGTCTTTTTTGAGATGACAGATGGTGGGACGCTTGTTTATGAGGATGTCCGCAAGTTTGGGACCATGGAACTGTTGAGAAAGGATCAGCTGGAGGCTTATTTTGCTTCCAGAAAGCTTGGTCCTGAGCCGACAGAGGCGAACTTTCTTTTGTCGCCTTTTGCAGCAGCTTTGAGTCGTTCCAAGAAGCCCATCAAACCCTATTTGCTAGAGCAGACCTTGGTCGTTGGTCTGGGCAATATCTATGTAGATGAGGCCCTTTGGCGGGCGCGGATTCATCCGGCAAGGCCAGCAACTAGTCTGAAGCCTGCTGAAGTGAAGCGACTGCGTGAGCAGATTATAGAAGTTTTGCAGCTTGGGATTGAAAAGAGAGGATCGACCATTCGGACCTATCGCAATGCTCTGGGTGAAGATGGCACGATGCAGGATTTTCTGCAAGTCTATGGAAAGACCGGTCAACCTTGTGCTAGATGCGGCAGCCCGATTGAGAAAATTAAGCTGGGCGGACGCGGTACCCATCTCTGTCCTCATTGCCAGAAAGCGAGGTAG
- the smpB gene encoding SsrA-binding protein SmpB, translating to MAKGEGKVVAQNKKARHDYTIVDTIEAGMVLTGTEIKSVRAARINLKDGFAQIKNGEAWLSNVHIAPYEEGNIWNQEPERRRKLLLHKKQIQKLEQETKGTGMTLVPLKVYLKDGYAKLLLGLAKGKHDYDKRESIKRREQNRDIARQMKNFNTR from the coding sequence ATGGCAAAGGGAGAAGGAAAGGTCGTCGCGCAAAATAAAAAGGCCAGACACGACTACACCATCGTAGACACCATCGAGGCTGGCATGGTGCTGACAGGGACGGAAATCAAGAGTGTCCGCGCTGCCCGTATCAATCTAAAAGACGGCTTTGCCCAGATCAAGAACGGTGAGGCCTGGCTTAGCAATGTCCATATCGCCCCTTATGAAGAGGGCAATATCTGGAACCAAGAGCCTGAGCGCCGCAGAAAGCTGCTGCTGCATAAGAAGCAGATCCAAAAGCTGGAGCAGGAGACCAAGGGAACTGGTATGACGTTGGTGCCGCTCAAGGTCTATCTCAAGGATGGCTATGCAAAGCTGCTCCTGGGCCTAGCTAAAGGGAAGCACGACTACGACAAGCGCGAGTCCATCAAACGCCGCGAGCAAAATCGCGACATCGCAAGACAGATGAAGAACTTTAATACAAGATGA
- a CDS encoding NUDIX hydrolase produces the protein MDYISYIRSKVGHDKVILNFAGGIVADEDGRVLLQLRGDKKTWAIPGGAMELGETSLQSAVREFYEETGIAVEAKRLLNVYTNFDESYPNGDKVQTVVFLYELQALENFDISNFHNEETLRLGFFSKEEIAELENVSDKHRLMLDEYFSDSFAMGL, from the coding sequence ATGGACTATATTTCCTATATTCGCTCCAAGGTGGGGCATGATAAGGTTATTCTGAATTTTGCTGGTGGAATTGTAGCAGACGAGGACGGTCGTGTGCTTCTGCAGTTGCGAGGTGATAAGAAAACATGGGCGATTCCTGGTGGAGCTATGGAGCTCGGGGAGACTTCTCTGCAATCAGCCGTGCGTGAATTTTACGAAGAGACAGGCATTGCTGTTGAAGCCAAGCGCTTGCTGAATGTTTACACTAATTTTGACGAATCTTATCCTAATGGTGACAAAGTTCAGACGGTTGTCTTTCTGTATGAATTGCAGGCACTGGAGAATTTTGATATTTCCAATTTTCACAACGAGGAAACACTGCGTTTAGGCTTTTTTTCTAAAGAAGAAATAGCAGAGTTGGAAAATGTATCGGATAAACACCGCCTGATGCTGGATGAGTATTTTTCGGACAGCTTTGCTATGGGGCTTTGA
- the era gene encoding GTPase Era: protein MTFKSGFVAILGRPNVGKSTFLNHVMGQKIAIMSDKAQTTRNKIMGIYTTDKEQIVFIDTPGIHKPKTALGDFMVEAAYSTLREVDTVLFMVPADEPRGKGDDMIIERLKAAKVPVILVVNKIDKVHPDQLLAQIDDFRQQMDFKEIVPISALQGNNVSRLVDILSENLEEGFQYFPEDQITDHPERFLVSEMIREKVLMLTREEIPHSVAVVVDSMKRDEETDKVHIRATIMVERDSQKGIIIGKGGSMLKKIGSMARRDIELMLGDKVFLETWVKVKKNWRDKKLDLADFGYNKKEY, encoded by the coding sequence ATGACTTTTAAATCAGGTTTTGTAGCTATTTTAGGACGTCCTAATGTTGGGAAATCAACTTTTTTAAATCATGTTATGGGGCAAAAAATTGCCATCATGAGCGATAAGGCTCAGACCACACGCAATAAAATTATGGGAATTTACACGACGGATAAGGAGCAGATTGTCTTTATCGACACGCCGGGAATCCATAAGCCTAAGACGGCTCTAGGCGATTTTATGGTGGAAGCAGCTTACAGCACCCTGCGTGAGGTGGATACCGTCCTCTTCATGGTGCCGGCTGATGAGCCGCGTGGCAAGGGCGATGACATGATTATCGAACGCCTGAAAGCGGCTAAAGTACCAGTTATTTTGGTAGTTAATAAGATTGATAAAGTCCATCCGGATCAGCTTTTAGCGCAAATTGATGATTTTCGTCAGCAGATGGACTTCAAAGAAATCGTGCCGATTTCAGCCCTGCAGGGTAATAATGTTTCCCGTCTGGTTGACATCCTCAGTGAGAATCTGGAAGAAGGCTTCCAGTATTTCCCAGAAGATCAGATTACTGATCATCCGGAGCGCTTTCTGGTGTCAGAAATGATTCGGGAGAAGGTTTTGATGCTGACGCGGGAGGAAATCCCCCATTCAGTCGCAGTGGTCGTTGATAGCATGAAGCGAGACGAGGAGACGGACAAGGTCCATATCCGAGCGACTATCATGGTGGAACGTGACAGTCAAAAAGGCATTATCATTGGTAAAGGCGGATCCATGCTGAAGAAAATCGGATCCATGGCTCGGCGCGATATTGAGCTCATGCTGGGGGACAAGGTCTTCCTAGAAACCTGGGTCAAGGTCAAGAAAAACTGGCGGGACAAGAAGCTGGACTTGGCGGACTTTGGCTATAATAAGAAGGAGTATTGA
- the rnr gene encoding ribonuclease R, translated as MKSEIIEYLKDRQQASVDELAAALGKESSKDFSSLVKTISQMERKHQIRFDNEGRIELYEKKKQERLTLKGVFHAHKNGFGFVTLNEEEDDLFVGRNDVNHAIDGDTVEVVITKVADRIKGTSAEAKIIDILEHSLTSAVGQLVLDEEKPKYAGYIRSKNQKISQPIYVKKPALVLDGTEVLKVAIDKYPTKKHDFFVASLVDVVGHVNDPGIDVLEVLESMDIVSEFPEKVLEEAERVPDVPTESDLEGRLDLREEITFTIDGADAKDLDDAVHIKRLKNGNFELGVHIADVSYYVKEGSELDKEALNRATSVYVTDRVVPMLPERLSNGICSLNPNVDRLTQSAIMEIDAKGRVVKHTITQTVIKTTFRMTYSDVNDIIAGNQEKAEQFKEIVPSIDSMVQLHEILESMRFKRGALNFDTNEAKIMVNKEGRPVDIVLRQRGIAERMIESFMLAANETVAEHFARLNMPFIYRIHEEPKAEKVQKFIDYASSFGIRIYGTANSMSQQALQDIMEAVQDQPYEDVLSMMLLRSMQQARYSEHSHGHYGLAAEFYTHFTSPIRRYPDLLVHRMVRDYGKSKEIAEHFEQVIPEIASQSSSRERRAIEAEREVEAMKKAEYMEEFVGEEFDGVVSSVVKFGLFVELPNTVEGLIHVTNLPEFYSYNERTMTLQGEKSGVVFKVGQQIRIKLVRADKATGEIDFEYLPSEFDLVEKTSKSGRGNSGRKRRREDDKRSHSSKEKGYRDKKDKKSKKGKSQKAFYKELVKKGAKHGKGRRKGRRAK; from the coding sequence ATGAAATCAGAAATCATTGAATATTTAAAAGACAGGCAGCAGGCTAGCGTAGATGAGCTGGCGGCTGCTTTGGGGAAAGAGTCTTCCAAGGATTTTAGTAGCTTGGTTAAGACCATCTCCCAGATGGAAAGAAAGCATCAGATTCGCTTTGATAACGAGGGGCGGATTGAGCTTTATGAGAAGAAAAAGCAGGAGCGTCTGACGCTCAAGGGTGTTTTTCATGCTCACAAGAATGGCTTTGGCTTTGTCACCCTGAATGAGGAAGAGGATGACCTCTTTGTCGGCCGCAATGATGTCAATCATGCCATTGATGGCGATACGGTGGAAGTAGTCATCACCAAGGTGGCAGACCGTATCAAGGGAACGTCAGCCGAGGCTAAGATTATCGATATTTTGGAGCACAGCCTGACGTCAGCAGTTGGTCAGCTGGTTCTGGATGAAGAAAAGCCCAAGTACGCGGGCTACATCCGCTCGAAAAATCAGAAAATCAGCCAGCCTATTTATGTCAAAAAACCGGCCTTAGTTCTGGACGGTACAGAAGTACTCAAGGTTGCTATTGACAAATATCCGACCAAGAAACACGATTTCTTCGTGGCGAGCCTGGTCGATGTAGTCGGTCATGTCAACGATCCAGGTATTGATGTACTGGAAGTACTGGAGTCGATGGACATTGTCTCTGAATTTCCAGAAAAGGTCTTGGAAGAGGCCGAGCGAGTTCCGGATGTACCGACAGAGAGTGATTTGGAAGGACGTTTGGACCTGCGTGAAGAGATTACCTTCACCATCGATGGGGCGGATGCCAAGGACTTGGACGATGCTGTCCATATCAAGCGCCTGAAAAATGGCAACTTTGAGCTAGGCGTCCATATCGCAGATGTGTCCTACTATGTCAAAGAAGGCTCTGAGCTGGACAAGGAAGCCCTCAATCGGGCGACTTCAGTCTATGTGACTGACCGCGTGGTGCCTATGCTGCCGGAGCGCTTGTCAAACGGAATCTGCTCTCTCAATCCCAATGTGGACCGGCTGACCCAGTCGGCTATCATGGAGATTGATGCCAAGGGGCGCGTGGTCAAGCATACCATTACTCAGACTGTCATCAAGACGACCTTCCGCATGACCTACAGTGATGTCAACGACATCATTGCTGGAAATCAGGAAAAAGCTGAGCAGTTCAAGGAAATTGTGCCTAGTATTGACAGTATGGTCCAGCTGCATGAGATTCTGGAAAGCATGCGCTTTAAACGCGGTGCGCTCAACTTTGACACCAATGAAGCCAAAATCATGGTCAACAAAGAAGGACGGCCAGTGGATATTGTCCTGCGTCAGCGGGGAATTGCTGAGCGCATGATTGAGTCCTTTATGCTAGCGGCTAATGAGACGGTGGCTGAGCATTTTGCTAGGTTAAATATGCCCTTTATCTATCGGATTCACGAGGAGCCTAAGGCGGAGAAGGTGCAGAAGTTTATCGACTACGCCTCTAGCTTTGGGATTCGGATATACGGGACTGCTAACTCTATGAGTCAGCAGGCTCTGCAGGATATTATGGAGGCGGTCCAAGACCAGCCTTATGAGGATGTCCTGTCTATGATGCTTCTGCGCTCCATGCAGCAGGCACGCTACTCTGAGCACAGTCACGGCCACTATGGTCTGGCAGCGGAGTTTTATACGCATTTCACCAGTCCGATTCGCCGCTATCCGGACCTTCTGGTTCACCGGATGGTGCGGGATTATGGCAAGTCTAAGGAAATAGCAGAGCATTTTGAGCAAGTGATTCCAGAAATTGCCAGTCAGTCTTCCAGCCGGGAGCGTCGGGCTATCGAGGCCGAGCGCGAAGTCGAAGCCATGAAGAAGGCTGAGTACATGGAAGAATTTGTTGGAGAAGAATTTGACGGCGTGGTTTCAAGCGTGGTCAAGTTTGGACTCTTCGTTGAACTGCCCAATACGGTCGAAGGCTTGATTCATGTTACCAACCTGCCAGAGTTTTACAGCTACAATGAGCGGACGATGACCCTGCAAGGAGAAAAGTCCGGCGTGGTCTTCAAGGTCGGTCAGCAGATTCGCATCAAGCTGGTTCGAGCGGATAAGGCTACGGGCGAGATTGACTTTGAATACCTGCCTAGTGAATTTGACCTGGTAGAAAAGACTAGCAAGAGTGGCAGAGGCAATTCAGGTAGAAAGAGACGCCGTGAGGATGACAAGCGCAGCCATTCTTCCAAAGAAAAAGGCTACAGAGATAAGAAAGATAAGAAGTCCAAGAAAGGCAAGAGCCAGAAGGCATTTTACAAGGAACTAGTCAAGAAAGGAGCCAAGCATGGCAAAGGGAGAAGGAAAGGTCGTCGCGCAAAATAA
- the tehB gene encoding SAM-dependent methyltransferase TehB has translation MTEELLAYKRMPLWTAETMPEAVKRKHNTKEGTWGKITVLKGRLKFVEMSEEGEELDEHIFEAGQDNPFAQPQAWHRVEALTDDLEWYLEFYCRPEDYFPKKYGSNPVHSEVLEAMQTVRPGRALDLGCGQGRNALFLAKQGFEVTAVDQNELALEILRSIVEQEDLDLPVGTYDINSASLIQTYDLIVSTVVLMFLQAERIPDIIRNMQEHTALGGYNLIVCAMDTKDFPCSVPFPFTFKEGELAKYYKDWELVKYNENPGHLHRRDENGNRIQLRFATMLAKKVQ, from the coding sequence ATGACAGAAGAATTGCTAGCCTATAAACGTATGCCGCTGTGGACGGCTGAGACCATGCCAGAGGCAGTGAAGAGAAAGCACAATACCAAAGAGGGAACTTGGGGAAAAATCACTGTTCTCAAGGGACGCCTTAAGTTTGTCGAGATGTCTGAGGAAGGTGAGGAGCTGGATGAGCACATCTTTGAGGCTGGTCAGGACAATCCTTTTGCCCAGCCCCAAGCTTGGCATCGGGTCGAAGCCCTGACAGATGATTTGGAGTGGTATTTGGAGTTTTACTGTCGGCCTGAGGATTATTTCCCTAAGAAATACGGCAGCAATCCAGTGCATTCAGAGGTTTTGGAAGCCATGCAAACAGTCCGGCCAGGACGGGCTTTAGATCTAGGATGTGGTCAAGGTCGCAATGCTCTTTTTCTGGCTAAGCAGGGCTTTGAAGTGACGGCTGTAGATCAGAATGAGCTGGCACTGGAGATCTTACGTAGCATTGTGGAGCAGGAGGATTTAGATCTTCCAGTGGGTACCTACGATATCAACTCAGCTAGTCTGATCCAAACTTATGATTTAATCGTTTCCACTGTTGTCCTTATGTTCCTGCAGGCAGAGCGGATTCCGGATATTATCCGAAATATGCAAGAGCACACAGCGCTTGGTGGCTACAATCTCATCGTCTGTGCCATGGATACAAAAGACTTTCCATGCTCTGTTCCCTTTCCTTTTACTTTTAAGGAAGGCGAGCTTGCCAAGTATTACAAGGACTGGGAGCTGGTTAAGTACAATGAAAATCCTGGTCACCTCCATCGACGTGATGAAAACGGCAATCGAATTCAGCTGCGCTTTGCGACTATGCTGGCTAAAAAGGTTCAGTAG
- a CDS encoding multidrug efflux MFS transporter codes for MTTQVNWKHNLKVAWFGNFLTGASISLVTPFMPLFVEQLGARGHEVEYYAGLGISLSAISAALLSPVWGSLADRYGRKPMMIRAATAMVFTMGGIAFVPNIFWLLLLRFLNGVFAGYVPNSTALIASQAPKEKTGYALGTLSTGVVAGNLMGPFIGGLIAEMFGIRNVFLLIGGFFLVAALMTFYLIREDFVPVTRQEEVGFKELLRQLRYPKMLINLFLTSFVIQFAAQSISPILALYVRELGQKDNLIFVSGLIVSSMGLSSMMSSSILGRLGDRIGNHRLLVLAQFYSILIYLLCANAGSPMQLGFYRFLFGLGTGALIPGVNALLSKITPKFGISRIFSYNQIFFYLGGVVGPMSGSVIAAAYGYHSVFYATAGLVAVSMLANLFSFRNLFKKKDI; via the coding sequence ATCACGACACAAGTAAACTGGAAACATAACCTGAAAGTCGCTTGGTTTGGGAACTTCCTGACAGGTGCCAGCATTTCTCTGGTGACGCCTTTTATGCCACTTTTCGTGGAGCAGTTGGGTGCCAGAGGTCATGAGGTGGAGTATTACGCTGGGCTAGGGATTTCACTATCTGCAATCTCAGCGGCGCTACTCTCTCCTGTCTGGGGAAGTCTGGCCGACCGATATGGCCGTAAGCCTATGATGATACGTGCAGCTACTGCCATGGTTTTCACAATGGGCGGCATTGCCTTTGTACCCAATATTTTCTGGCTCTTGCTCCTACGCTTTCTAAACGGTGTCTTCGCTGGTTATGTTCCCAACAGCACAGCTCTGATTGCCAGTCAGGCTCCTAAGGAAAAAACGGGTTATGCTCTGGGAACTCTCTCGACCGGTGTTGTTGCGGGTAATCTTATGGGGCCCTTTATTGGAGGTCTGATTGCGGAGATGTTCGGTATTCGCAATGTCTTTCTCCTGATTGGCGGCTTCTTTCTAGTGGCAGCCTTGATGACCTTTTACTTGATTCGGGAGGATTTTGTGCCAGTGACCCGACAAGAAGAGGTAGGCTTTAAGGAATTGCTGCGCCAACTCAGGTATCCTAAGATGCTGATTAATCTCTTTCTGACCAGCTTTGTCATCCAGTTTGCAGCTCAATCTATCAGCCCCATCCTTGCCCTCTATGTCAGAGAGTTGGGGCAAAAGGACAATCTAATCTTTGTTTCGGGTCTCATCGTTTCTAGCATGGGACTTTCCAGCATGATGAGCTCCAGCATTCTGGGGCGTTTAGGAGACCGTATCGGCAATCACCGGCTTCTAGTGCTGGCTCAGTTCTATTCAATCCTGATTTATCTGCTCTGTGCCAATGCTGGCTCCCCTATGCAGCTGGGCTTTTATCGCTTTTTATTTGGCCTAGGAACAGGGGCGCTGATACCAGGTGTCAATGCTTTGCTAAGTAAGATAACACCCAAGTTTGGAATCTCTAGGATTTTCAGCTATAATCAGATTTTCTTTTATCTGGGCGGGGTGGTCGGCCCTATGTCTGGATCGGTCATTGCGGCAGCCTATGGCTATCATTCAGTCTTTTATGCAACAGCAGGGTTAGTTGCCGTCAGTATGTTGGCCAATCTCTTTAGTTTTCGAAATTTATTTAAAAAGAAGGATATCTAG
- a CDS encoding GNAT family N-acetyltransferase produces the protein MENIYVKLARHTRLETERLILRPVTLEDAPAMFEYASDEENTRYTFETNKSLEETRNNIALFYLANPLGRWGIEVKESGKFIGTIDLHKIRLDLKTAAIGYVINKKYWNLGYTTEANRAVIKLAFEQIGMNKLVALHDVDNPASGRVMVKSGMKYSHEEPYASLDKHEKGRIVTRLHYYLTREDYFAKK, from the coding sequence ATGGAAAATATCTATGTCAAACTGGCTCGTCATACCAGACTGGAAACTGAGCGGTTGATTCTGCGCCCGGTGACCTTGGAAGATGCCCCGGCGATGTTTGAGTACGCTTCGGATGAGGAAAATACTCGCTATACCTTTGAGACAAACAAAAGCCTTGAAGAAACACGTAATAATATCGCTCTCTTTTATCTGGCTAATCCTCTGGGGCGCTGGGGAATAGAAGTGAAGGAGAGTGGCAAATTCATCGGGACTATTGACCTGCATAAGATCAGACTGGACTTGAAAACAGCGGCTATCGGCTATGTAATCAATAAAAAATACTGGAATCTGGGTTATACGACAGAGGCCAATCGCGCAGTCATCAAGCTGGCTTTTGAGCAGATCGGGATGAACAAACTTGTAGCGCTGCACGATGTGGATAATCCAGCATCTGGCCGAGTTATGGTCAAGTCTGGTATGAAATATTCCCATGAAGAGCCTTATGCGTCACTAGATAAGCATGAGAAAGGCCGCATTGTAACGCGGTTGCATTACTATCTGACTAGGGAAGATTATTTTGCAAAAAAATGA
- the ybeY gene encoding rRNA maturation RNase YbeY, which produces MYIEMVDETGQVSEEILKQTQEILEFAAQKTGKENKEMAVTFVINERSHELNLEYRDTDRPTDVISLEYKPELDIAVDEEDLLDHPELAEMLEDFDAYIGELFISVDKAREQAEEYGHSFEREMGFLAVHGFLHINGYDHYTPEEEAEMFGLQEEILTAYGLTRK; this is translated from the coding sequence ATGTATATCGAAATGGTAGACGAAACGGGTCAGGTTTCGGAAGAGATTCTTAAACAGACCCAGGAAATTTTGGAGTTTGCGGCCCAGAAAACGGGCAAGGAAAATAAGGAAATGGCTGTGACTTTTGTCATCAATGAGCGCAGTCATGAACTCAACTTGGAATATAGAGATACGGATCGGCCGACGGATGTGATCAGCTTGGAGTATAAGCCTGAGCTGGACATCGCTGTTGACGAGGAGGATTTGCTGGACCATCCTGAGCTAGCTGAGATGCTGGAGGATTTTGATGCCTATATCGGCGAGCTGTTCATTTCAGTGGACAAGGCGCGTGAGCAGGCTGAAGAATACGGCCACAGCTTTGAGCGGGAGATGGGCTTTTTGGCAGTGCATGGTTTTCTGCATATCAACGGCTATGATCACTATACGCCGGAAGAAGAAGCAGAAATGTTTGGTTTACAGGAAGAAATTTTAACTGCTTATGGACTCACAAGGAAATAA
- the secG gene encoding preprotein translocase subunit SecG: MYNLLLTILVILSAIIVIAIFMQPTKNQSSNVFDASANDLFERPKARGFEAVMQRMTGIMIFFWLLIALVLAVLSSK, encoded by the coding sequence ATGTACAACCTATTATTAACCATTTTAGTCATTTTATCAGCTATTATTGTCATTGCAATTTTCATGCAGCCAACCAAAAATCAGTCTAGCAACGTCTTTGATGCCAGTGCCAACGACTTGTTTGAACGTCCTAAGGCACGAGGTTTTGAAGCTGTGATGCAGCGTATGACGGGAATCATGATTTTCTTCTGGCTACTGATTGCATTGGTATTAGCAGTATTATCTAGTAAATAA
- a CDS encoding alpha/beta fold hydrolase: protein MEMPSLFIDERGQQNPKSIIFLHASGSSSQMWRHHVAALEQDFHCILVDLPVHGASHNIEWTNFNDVVEMIVVIIKSKAYGKPHLVGLSLGGSLILKLLEKHSSLIDRVIVDGASSQPIKGYRKIIAIVYLISFLKNTKFVANFLTKMMQEDGAPVQDVQRFVADFQRAERRSFRRAMSQANLLRLDLQFDNPAFFISGGKEAETIHDWHRRLAHKNARSECAYYSGKGHAWLFSDVDTHIQLLRYFFQNAAFPEKLKGF from the coding sequence ATGGAAATGCCGTCATTATTCATTGATGAAAGAGGGCAGCAAAATCCAAAAAGTATTATCTTTTTGCATGCTTCGGGCTCTAGCAGTCAGATGTGGCGACACCATGTTGCTGCGCTTGAGCAAGATTTTCATTGCATTCTTGTGGATTTACCTGTTCACGGAGCCAGTCATAATATTGAGTGGACAAACTTTAATGATGTCGTGGAAATGATTGTGGTTATCATTAAAAGCAAAGCATATGGCAAGCCGCACTTGGTTGGGCTTTCATTAGGCGGTTCTCTCATTCTTAAGTTGTTGGAAAAACATTCTAGCCTTATAGATAGAGTCATTGTGGATGGGGCAAGCTCTCAGCCAATTAAGGGCTATCGCAAGATTATTGCCATTGTCTATCTAATCTCTTTCTTGAAAAATACTAAATTTGTAGCCAATTTCCTGACAAAGATGATGCAAGAGGACGGAGCACCTGTCCAAGACGTTCAGCGCTTTGTTGCAGATTTCCAAAGAGCTGAACGGCGCTCGTTTCGACGTGCGATGTCACAGGCAAATCTGTTGAGACTTGACTTACAGTTTGATAATCCTGCTTTCTTTATCTCAGGTGGGAAAGAAGCCGAAACCATTCATGACTGGCACCGCAGGTTGGCACATAAAAATGCTAGGTCTGAATGCGCCTATTATTCTGGCAAAGGGCATGCTTGGCTTTTTAGTGATGTGGATACGCATATTCAGCTGCTGCGCTATTTCTTTCAAAACGCTGCCTTTCCAGAGAAATTGAAGGGATTTTGA
- the rpmG gene encoding 50S ribosomal protein L33 codes for MRVKINLKCSSCGSQNYLTSKNTKTHPEKIEVLKYCPKERKVTLHLESK; via the coding sequence GTGCGCGTTAAAATAAATTTAAAATGTTCCAGCTGCGGCAGTCAGAACTATCTGACCAGCAAAAATACTAAAACGCATCCGGAAAAAATTGAGGTCTTAAAGTATTGTCCTAAGGAAAGAAAAGTTACTTTACATCTTGAATCCAAGTAG